TATAACCATGTAGCTCAAGGTACTGCAGATTATGTGGCGGCTGCAATTCCCCAAATAAATCTTTGTCCTCCACATTTTTTTCCGATAAAGCTTTGTTGTCCACATGTCCTTCAGTATCCATAGACCAACAAAGCTTCAATGTTTCAAGCTCTTCTTTCTTCACCAATGTCACATTCTGTACTTCCTCCATAGACTTCACGTTCTCAAGGCGGCTAATCTCCAACTCTTTACAACTTACATCATTTAGCTGAACAAAGTTGCTGCTCCTACTATTATAAGAGCAAACCACAAACTGGTATGCTTCAAGACCCTGGGAGTTCCTCACAACTATTGACTTCAGGCAGTGCACCTCACCCATCCATCTGTCTACTCTCTCCAGTCTTGCACAGCCTGAGAGATCCAGTGTATGTAGCTTGTTAAGCTTAGCTAGGTTTTTTGGTAGATCAACAAGAAATATGTTATGAGATAGGTCCAAGTACTCCAGACTGGAAAGGCCACTGATACATTCAAGGTAATTGTTGAGACTGTCATCTTCTGGTAGTTGGTAAAAGATAGGATTTAGGAACATGGATAAATTTAAATACCGGAGTTTGGGGAGTTTGCCCCAAACATCTTTTAGCTCCAAGAGTTGCGGCCAGTGATCAGCAAGATGACAACAAGGGTTTGATAAGTTCAAACTCTTGACATTGATAAGGCCACCAAGTGCTTCCACAATCCCTTTAAAGCAAGACCAGAATGATAAGTCCAGATGCTCCATCTTCTTTAGATTGCTGAATGACTCTGGAAGTTCTGTTAGTCTGTAGCACCGTGATAAATCAAGATACAACAAATTTATTAAGTCCCCAAATGACTGGGGCAGATTCACTAGTCCGGCACAGCCCGATAAATCGATATGAAACATATTTATTAGATCCCCAATTGATTCTGGTAAAGTTACTAGCCCAGAGCATCCTGCTAAATTCAGATACCCCAAGTGCCTTAGTTGACAGATAGAATCTGGTAGCTTCTGAAGGAAGCTCTccttcaaggttgatcaagactaagtcaagagtgaatcaagttgatcaactcaaaaagcgtagaagatgtaccaagagggatcaagtgatcccatggtatggtaagcattgtccattgtgctttgcgtactaacccatggtctatgtgagagttctatgtggggttaggtacgtgtatgggcatgcgtcaagaggaagatatcactcaagccatggagaggatgacatcaagtggtgatcgtcaacaagattgccgtgtgcaagttcaagtggagcatcacgaagagatcaagtgcttgaagcttgccgtcaattatggtatcaatggacttgtgaagatgttccaaagagtggctcacccatagtggagtatgggggagcaatcaactagtcttcatcgagcgaacgcaatcaagaaaggtggtccaacttgagggagtcaagatcgtcatcatctagctcaagtggacttcgtgcaaggcaaaggtttgcccttgataggttttatattttaccggtctcatggtgataatttggagaccgggttataggatcgatagctgtactatcaaggggggctcggCCCGATGGCCAACAAGTGCAGGGGTttcggcctccttcctcctctagtCCTCTCAATTATCCATTGACAAGCATacacctattggggaacgtagtaatttcaaaaaaattcctacgcacacgcaagatcatggtgatgcatagcaacaagaggggagagtgttgtccacgtaccctcgtagaccgacagcggaagcgttatcacaacgcggttgatgtagtcgtacgtcttcacgatccgaccgatcaagtaccgaacgtacggcacctccgagttctacacacgttcagctcgatgacgtccctcgaactccgatccagccgagtgttgagggagagtttcgtcagcacgacggcgtggtgacgatgatgatgttccaccgacgcagggcttcgcctaagctccgcaacggtattaccgaggtgtaatatggtggaggggggcaccgcacacggctaagagatctcaaggatcaattgttgtgtctctggggtgcccccctgcccccgtatataaaggagcaagggggaggcagccggccaaggggagaggcgcgccataggggggagtcctactcccaccgggagtaggactcctcctttccttgtgggagtaggagaagggaagggggaaggagaaagaaggaagggtgcgccccccttccctagtccaattcggaccagaccatggggaggggtgcggccaccttttgaggcctttctctcctttcccgtatggcccattaaggcccaatacgaattcccgtaa
This region of Triticum aestivum cultivar Chinese Spring chromosome 2D, IWGSC CS RefSeq v2.1, whole genome shotgun sequence genomic DNA includes:
- the LOC123055507 gene encoding disease resistance protein RPV1-like; the protein is MKRPPCDPWAVAASKKAKAAKAGYSESFLQKLPDSICQLRHLGYLNLAGCSGLVTLPESIGDLINMFHIDLSGCAGLVNLPQSFGDLINLLYLDLSRCYRLTELPESFSNLKKMEHLDLSFWSCFKGIVEALGGLINVKSLNLSNPCCHLADHWPQLLELKDVWGKLPKLRYLNLSMFLNPIFYQLPEDDSLNNYLECISGLSSLEYLDLSHNIFLVDLPKNLAKLNKLHTLDLSGCARLERVDRWMGEVHCLKSIVVRNSQGLEAYQFVVCSYNSRSSNFVQLNDVSCKELEISRLENVKSMEEVQNVTLVKKEELETLKLCWSMDTEGHVDNKALSEKNVEDKDLFGELQPPHNLQYLELHGYNGETCFPAWWTPCNLPNLVKVIMEDLRRCLSLPPLRLLPSLQELVLRKMASITRIDLSGRNRVPFHKVELHDMISLKMFTATWYTNELVIHQCSKLVLGPLPPRAQRLVISDCDQVMSSWRNQGSGLVVEGRSVLVTELEVQNCNFPVAGWSLLHHLPGLHSLTIKNCNGVATSSSEIFETLSSLQTLCFSDCHSMSSLPQELGCLASLKELQIVSCNQLNCLPDSMQQLTSLQSLQFTDCDSITELPEWLGGLTSLQKLAFQGCHAINYLSKSINQLEKLKDLRILNCPTLKKWWESNENMQEFHNMRL